One stretch of Prunus persica cultivar Lovell chromosome G1, Prunus_persica_NCBIv2, whole genome shotgun sequence DNA includes these proteins:
- the LOC18788748 gene encoding E3 ubiquitin-protein ligase RGLG5 — translation MGGKSSKDSSPRLFSHGGSTASSSSWDQYGYPQPSRPPQNPYCTPQHHYAPSPSFNHVSRPVTVPNPRRRLDRKYSKIADNYSSLDEVTSALAQAGLESSNLIVGIDFTKSNEWTGSRSFNRKSLHHIGNVQNPYEQAISIIGKTLSVFDEDNLIPCFGFGDASTHDQDVFSFYQDEHYCNGFEEVLARYREIVPHLRLAGPTSFAPIIEMAMTIVEQSGGQYHVLLIIADGQVTRSVDTKHGQLSSQEQKTIDAIVKASVYPLSIILVGIGDGPWDMMREFDDNIPARAFDNFQFVNFTEIMSKKVDLSRKQTEFALSALMEIPSQYKATLELGILGTRNGNYPNMVPLPPPHYAAVSSGSSNTKLYSNSNSFQQRTAPYAGYDNAGASTPSYTGYDSQVCPICLTNPKDMAFGCGHQTCCDCGEYLELCPICRSSIQTRIRLY, via the exons ATGGGAGGCAAAAGCTCGAAAGATTCGAGCCCGAGGCTGTTTTCGCATGGTGGATCaactgcttcttcttcttcatgggATCAGTATGGGTATCCACAGCCATCACGCCCTCCACAAAACCCCTACTGTACCCCTCAGCATCACTATGCACCTTCACCATCTTTTAACCATGTGTCTCGGCCAGTTACAGTGCCCAACCCCCGAAGGAGGTTGGATAGAAAATACTCAAAGATAGCTGATAATTACAGTTCCTTGGATGAG GTTACTTCTGCTCTTGCACAAGCTGGCCTTGAGTCTTCTAATTTGattgttggtattgatttcACGAAAAGCAATGAGTGGACAG GTTCGAGGTCATTTAACCGGAAAAGCTTGCATCACATTGGAAATGTTCAAAACCCCTATGAACAAGCAATATCAATTATTGGGAAAACATTATCTGTTTTCGATGAAGATAATCTAATTCCGTGCTTTGGGTTTGGAGATG CATCTACACATGATCAAGATGTCTTTAGCTTCTATCAGGACGAACACTACTGTAACGGATTTGAGGAAGTATTGGCACGATATCGAGAAATTGTTCCCCATCTTCGACTTGCAG GGCCTACATCTTTTGCACCGATTATTGAGATGGCCATGACTATTGTTGAGCAAAGCGGAGGCCAGTACCATGTTTTGCTGATCATTGCTGATGGCCAG GTGACAAGAAGTGTTGACACAAAACATGGTCAGCTCAGCTCACAAGAACAAAAGACAATTGATGCAATTGTAAAAGCAAG TGTGTACCCCTTGTCTATAATCCTAGTGGGGATTGGAGATGGCCCTTGGGACATGATGAGGGAATTCGACGATAACATCCCTGCTCGAGCATTCGATAATTTTCAG TTTGTGAATTTTACGGAAATCATGTCAAAGAAGGTGGATCTATCCAGAAAGCAGACAGAATTTGCTCTTTCAGCCCTGATGGAAATACCTTCTCAATATAAAGCAACTCTAGAGCTTGGCATATTGGG AACACGCAATGGAAATTATCCAAACATGGTTCCCCTTCCCCCACCCCATTATGCTGCAGTATCTTCAGGCAGCAGCAACACAAAACTTTACAGCAATTCAAACAGTTTTCAGCAGAGGACAGCTCCTTATGCTGGATATGATAATGCAGGAGCCAGCACACCTTCTTATACAGGATATGATAGTCAG GTTTGCCCCATTTGTCTTACGAATCCGAAAGACATGGCGTTTGGTTGTGGGCATCAG ACTTGTTGTGACTGTGGAGAATACCTCGAATTGTGCCCCATTTGCCGGAGTTCGATCCAAACTAGAATAAGACTCTACTAG